Proteins from one Sabethes cyaneus chromosome 2, idSabCyanKW18_F2, whole genome shotgun sequence genomic window:
- the LOC128737115 gene encoding cytoplasmic tRNA 2-thiolation protein 1 produces the protein MPVICATLCGRKAFLKRPKTGDALCKECFYLAFETEIHNTIQQNALFKPGSKVAIAASGGKDSTVLAYVLKTLNERYNYKLDLVLLSIDEGITGYRDDSLETVQRNRDDYGMNLKILSYKKLYNWTMDEIVTKIGRTNNCTFCGVFRRQALDRGASLLNVDCIATGHNADDIAETVLMNILRGDTARLRRCCSIKTGGDIADSISRVKPLKYTYEKEIVMYAHFKKLIYFSTECVYAPNAYRGHARAFLKDLEKVKSSTIMDIIHSGEQLMFKTSIKKPCKGICNRCGFISSQQPCKACSLLEGLNRGLPKLGMGKISKANRMIANQDVQNGLVLKSNYIKNDW, from the coding sequence CGTCCGAAGACTGGAGATGCCCTATGCAAAGAATGTTTTTATCTGGCCTTTGAAACCGAGATACATAACACTATTCAGCAGAATGCCTTATTTAAGCCAGGAAGCAAAGTTGCTATTGCTGCAAGTGGAGGAAAAGATAGTACAGTATTAGCTTATGTATTAAAAACCTTAAATGAACGATACAATTACAAGCTCGATTTAGTACTACTCTCAATAGACGAAGGCATCACAGGCTATCGAGATGATAGCCTCGAAACAGTACAACGCAACCGTGATGATTATGGAATGAACTTAAAAATTCTATCTTATAAAAAGCTTTACAACTGGACAATGGATGAAATCGTTACGAAAATAGGCCGCACTAATAACTGTACTTTTTGTGGAGTATTTAGACGACAAGCACTGGATAGAGGTGCCAGTTTATTGAATGTAGACTGTATTGCTACTGGTCATAATGCAGATGATATAGCTGAAACCGTATTGATGAACATTCTTCGAGGTGATACGGCACGATTACGCAGATGTTGTAGTATTAAAACTGGTGGAGATATTGCAGATTCAATTTCTCGTGTGAAACCACTtaaatatacatatgaaaaGGAAATCGTTATGTATGCACACTTtaaaaagttgatttatttctCAACAGAATGTGTGTATGCACCGAACGCATACAGAGGACATGCAAGAGCCTTTTTAAAAGACTTAGAAAAAGTCAAATCATCAACAATAATGGATATAATACACTCTGGAGAACAACTGATGTTCAAAACCTCTATTAAGAAGCCGTGTAAAGGGATTTGTAATCGATGTGGATTTATATCATCTCAGCAACCATGCAAAGCATGTTCGCTATTAGAAGGTTTGAATCGGGGATTACCTAAATTAGGAATGGGTAAAATATCGAAAGCAAATAGAATGATCGCAAATCAAGATGTTCAGAACGGATTAGTTTTAAAGTCTAATTATATTAAAAATGATTGGTAA